In Macadamia integrifolia cultivar HAES 741 chromosome 1, SCU_Mint_v3, whole genome shotgun sequence, a single window of DNA contains:
- the LOC122077440 gene encoding uncharacterized protein LOC122077440 yields MFIRDAASGSWWQKKKKMMKLSITSILVCTALLLTSILLCLAETPVSFKGQGSSTSGTPKDGLLRMEEAGLERFPIGSILPDCAHACGPCFPCKRVMVSFSKSSIAESCHIVYRCRCRGRFYHVPSN; encoded by the exons ATGTTTATCAGGGATGCAG CCTCTGGAAGTTGGtggcagaagaagaaaaagatgatgaagTTGTCCATCACCTCCATTTTAGTCTGTACAGCCCTTCTCCTTACTTCTATCCTTTTGTGTTTAGCAGAGACTCCAGTGAGCTTCAAGGGTCAAGGTAGCAGTACTAGTGGGACTCCCAAG GATGGGTTACTAAGGATGGAGGAAGCTGGACTGGAGAGGTTCCCAATAGGATCAATCTTGCCTGACTGTGCACACGCATGTGGGCCATGCTTTCCATGCAAGAGGGTGATGGTGAGCTTCAGCAAGTCTTCCATTGCAGAGTCTTGCCATATTGTCTACAGATGTAGATGCAGAGGAAGATTCTATCATGTTCCTTCAAACTGA
- the LOC122074639 gene encoding glutathione hydrolase 1-like isoform X1: protein MSSLLVLWPTITLFFLFLLLPTSSSLSSVSGLTKPRRELITAHNGVVATDDGRCSRIGRDVLQEGGNAVDAAVAAALCLGVVSPASSGLGGGAFMLIRLASGNVEALDMRETAPLRASQNMYCGNSAVKASGALSIAVPGELAGLHKAWKQHGRLPWKRLVRPAEYLARKGFKISPYLYMQMNKSNSGIFADKGLRNIFTSNGKLLQPGVICQNRKLAQTLNTISKYGPDAFYNGSVGYNLVRDVQKFGGILIMQDLEKYQVKVKKPISANISGLEILSMPPPSGGAAMILVLNILAQYGFPLGVSGSLGIHREIEALKHAFAVRMNLGDPDFVNDSKVLSDMLSPKFAEELKKTIFDNMTFGPSHYGGRWNQIYDHGTSHMSIVDSERNAVSMTSTVNYYFGAQFLSPSTGIVLNNEMDDFSMPVNASSGLPPSAPANFIRPGKRPLSAMTPTIVLKDKQLKAVIGASGGAMIIAGTAEVFLNHFAKGMDPISSVMAPRFYHQLIPNVLMYENWTTVMGDHFEVPAHTRAALQKKGHVLQSLAGGTICQLVVHRLEGLESKGGVIFGELAGVSDPRKGGIPAGF, encoded by the exons ATGTCAT CTCTCCTGGTGTTGTGGCCAACCATTACTctgttttttctcttcttactGTTGCCCACCAGTTCAAGTCTTTCCAGTGTGAGTGGTCTCACCAAGCCCAGGCGCGAACTAATTACAGCACACAATGGTGTTGTTGCCACCGATGATGGCCGATGTTCAAGAATTGGGAgagatgttctacaggaaggaGGTAATGCTGTAGATGCAGCCGTTGCGGCTGCCCTTTGCTTAGGTGTTGTCAGCCCGGCATCTAGTGGCCTTGGGGGTGGTGCCTTCATGCTGATCAGATTAGCTAGTGGGAATGTAGAAGCTTTGGATATGAGAGAAACTGCTCCATTACGAGCTTCCCAG AATATGTATTGTGGAAATTCTGCCGTAAAAGCTAGTGGTGCACTTTCTATAGCAGTTCCAGGGGAACTTGCTGGCCTTCACAAAGCTTGGAAACAACATGGGAGGCTTCCATGGAAAAGGCTAGTAAGGCCAGCAGAATATCTTGCTCGAAAAGGGTTCAAGATATCTCCATATCTCTACATGCAGATGAATAAATCAAATTCAGGGATCTTCGCTGATAAGGGACTTCGTaatattttcacatcaaatGGGAAACTACTTCAGCCAGGAGTTATCTGCCAAAATAGAAAACTAGCTCAGACACTCAACACCATTTCAAAATATGGCCCAGATGCATTCTATAATGGTTCAGTCGGGTACAATTTAGTTAGAGATGTTCAGAAGTTTGGAGGAATACTAATCATGCAAGACCTGGAAAAGTATCAAGTTAAAGTGAAGAAGCCAATCTCTGCAAATATCTCGGGCCTTGAGATACTAAGCATGCCACCTCCATCCGGTGGTGCTGCAATGATactt GTTTTAAACATTCTTGCTCAATATGGATTCCCTCTGGGTGTTTCTGGCTCACTGGGGATCCATCGGGAAATTGAAGCATTGAAACACGCATTCGCTGTGAGGATGAATCTTGGTGATCCTGATTTCGTTAATGACTCAAAAGTTCTATCTGATATGCTCTCCCCCAAGTTTGCAGAAGAgttgaagaagacaatatttgATAATATGACTTTTGGTCCCAGCCATTATGGTGGCAG GTGGAACCAGATCTATGACCATGGGACCAGTCATATGTCCATAGTAGATAGTGAGCGAAATGCTGTCTCCATGACTAGCACTGTAAACTACTACTTTGGTGCACAGTTTTTATCACCAAGTACCGGAATAGTGCTTAACAATGAAATGGACGATTTCTCAATGCCTGTCAATGCTTCTTCTGGTCTTCCACCATCTGCTCCTGCCAATTTTATTAGACCAGGCAAAAGGCCATTATCTGCTATGACACCTACCATTGTCCTCAAG GACAAGCAACTGAAAGCAGTCATTGGTGCAAGTGGGGGAGCCATGATCATTGCTGGAACAGCAGAGGTGTTCTTGAATCATTTCGCCAAGGGAATGGATCCAATCTCTTCTGTTATGGCTCCGAGGTTTTATCATCAG CTTATCCCCAATGTGTTAATGTATGAGAATTGGACAACTGTCATGGGTGACCACTTTGAAGTTCCAGCTCATACAAGGGCAGCCCTACAAAAGAAGGGTCATGTCCTACAGAGCCTTGCTGGTGGGACTATATGCCAGCTTGTAGTGCACAGATTGGAAGGTTTGGAATCAAAAGGAGGGGTAATCTTTGGGGAGCTTGCAGGTGTAAGTGATCCAAGAAAAGGGGGCATTCCTGCTGGCTTTTGA
- the LOC122074639 gene encoding glutathione hydrolase 1-like isoform X2: MLIRLASGNVEALDMRETAPLRASQNMYCGNSAVKASGALSIAVPGELAGLHKAWKQHGRLPWKRLVRPAEYLARKGFKISPYLYMQMNKSNSGIFADKGLRNIFTSNGKLLQPGVICQNRKLAQTLNTISKYGPDAFYNGSVGYNLVRDVQKFGGILIMQDLEKYQVKVKKPISANISGLEILSMPPPSGGAAMILVLNILAQYGFPLGVSGSLGIHREIEALKHAFAVRMNLGDPDFVNDSKVLSDMLSPKFAEELKKTIFDNMTFGPSHYGGRWNQIYDHGTSHMSIVDSERNAVSMTSTVNYYFGAQFLSPSTGIVLNNEMDDFSMPVNASSGLPPSAPANFIRPGKRPLSAMTPTIVLKDKQLKAVIGASGGAMIIAGTAEVFLNHFAKGMDPISSVMAPRFYHQLIPNVLMYENWTTVMGDHFEVPAHTRAALQKKGHVLQSLAGGTICQLVVHRLEGLESKGGVIFGELAGVSDPRKGGIPAGF; this comes from the exons ATGCTGATCAGATTAGCTAGTGGGAATGTAGAAGCTTTGGATATGAGAGAAACTGCTCCATTACGAGCTTCCCAG AATATGTATTGTGGAAATTCTGCCGTAAAAGCTAGTGGTGCACTTTCTATAGCAGTTCCAGGGGAACTTGCTGGCCTTCACAAAGCTTGGAAACAACATGGGAGGCTTCCATGGAAAAGGCTAGTAAGGCCAGCAGAATATCTTGCTCGAAAAGGGTTCAAGATATCTCCATATCTCTACATGCAGATGAATAAATCAAATTCAGGGATCTTCGCTGATAAGGGACTTCGTaatattttcacatcaaatGGGAAACTACTTCAGCCAGGAGTTATCTGCCAAAATAGAAAACTAGCTCAGACACTCAACACCATTTCAAAATATGGCCCAGATGCATTCTATAATGGTTCAGTCGGGTACAATTTAGTTAGAGATGTTCAGAAGTTTGGAGGAATACTAATCATGCAAGACCTGGAAAAGTATCAAGTTAAAGTGAAGAAGCCAATCTCTGCAAATATCTCGGGCCTTGAGATACTAAGCATGCCACCTCCATCCGGTGGTGCTGCAATGATactt GTTTTAAACATTCTTGCTCAATATGGATTCCCTCTGGGTGTTTCTGGCTCACTGGGGATCCATCGGGAAATTGAAGCATTGAAACACGCATTCGCTGTGAGGATGAATCTTGGTGATCCTGATTTCGTTAATGACTCAAAAGTTCTATCTGATATGCTCTCCCCCAAGTTTGCAGAAGAgttgaagaagacaatatttgATAATATGACTTTTGGTCCCAGCCATTATGGTGGCAG GTGGAACCAGATCTATGACCATGGGACCAGTCATATGTCCATAGTAGATAGTGAGCGAAATGCTGTCTCCATGACTAGCACTGTAAACTACTACTTTGGTGCACAGTTTTTATCACCAAGTACCGGAATAGTGCTTAACAATGAAATGGACGATTTCTCAATGCCTGTCAATGCTTCTTCTGGTCTTCCACCATCTGCTCCTGCCAATTTTATTAGACCAGGCAAAAGGCCATTATCTGCTATGACACCTACCATTGTCCTCAAG GACAAGCAACTGAAAGCAGTCATTGGTGCAAGTGGGGGAGCCATGATCATTGCTGGAACAGCAGAGGTGTTCTTGAATCATTTCGCCAAGGGAATGGATCCAATCTCTTCTGTTATGGCTCCGAGGTTTTATCATCAG CTTATCCCCAATGTGTTAATGTATGAGAATTGGACAACTGTCATGGGTGACCACTTTGAAGTTCCAGCTCATACAAGGGCAGCCCTACAAAAGAAGGGTCATGTCCTACAGAGCCTTGCTGGTGGGACTATATGCCAGCTTGTAGTGCACAGATTGGAAGGTTTGGAATCAAAAGGAGGGGTAATCTTTGGGGAGCTTGCAGGTGTAAGTGATCCAAGAAAAGGGGGCATTCCTGCTGGCTTTTGA
- the LOC122082922 gene encoding phosphopantothenate--cysteine ligase 2-like, with amino-acid sequence MDSRNGPEAPQEILDADVKSFFESAPPLRDSLGLSKRLEEFIERNSSSSGNKRPNKVVCVTSGGTTVPLERRCVRFIDNFSSGHRGAASTEYFLKAGYAVIFLHRRGTCQPYCRSLPDNSFLECFEVTEESAVQVCQSHSAVVTRALRDHHAAVNKQLLLKLPFTTIFEYLQMLRMVAISMRHLGSHCMFYLAAAVSDFYVPWECMTEHKIQSASGPLDMQLAQVPKMLSLLRKEWSPMAFCISFKLETDPKILLEKADKALRKYKVHMVVANELSTRKEVVTVVTESEKITVHRDKNQPDDDVENPLIKLLVEKHSAYTEESIPRETT; translated from the exons ATGGATTCAAGAAATGGACCAGAAGCTCCACAAGAGATACTGGATGCAGATGTCAAATCGTTTTTTGAATCAGCACCGCCTCTTAGAGATAGTCTCGGCCTTAGTAAGAGATTGGAGGAATTCATTGAAAGAAACTCCTCATCATCAG GAAATAAAAGACCTAATAAGGTTGTATGTGTAACATCTGGTGGTACTACAGTTCCTCTGGAACGGCGATGTGTTCGATTTATTGATAACTTCAGCTCAGGTCATCGAGGAGCAGCATCCACAGA GTATTTTCTGAAGGCTGGATATGCTGTTATCTTTCTTCATCGACG GGGAACCTGCCAGCCATATTGCAGATCGCTTCCTGACAATTCTTTCCTGGAATGTTTTGAGGTTACGGAGGAGTCTGCTGTTCAAG TCTGTCAGTCGCATTCTGCAGTAGTGACAAGGGCACTCAGGGATCACCATGCT GCTGTAAATAAACAGCTCTTACTGAAACTTCCTTTTACAACTATCTTTGAGTATCTTCAG ATGTTAAGGATGGTTGCAATATCAATGAGGCATCTCGGGTCACATTGCATGTTTTATCTTGCTGCTGCAGTATCCGACTTCTATGTCCCTTGGGAGTGTATG ACGGAGCACAAGATTCAATCAGCCTCTGGTCCACTAGATATGCAACTAGCCCAAGTGCCAAAGATGCTCTCGCTGCTGAGAAAAGAATGGTCTCCCATGGCGTTCTGCATTTCTTTCAAG CTGGAAACAGATCCAAAGATTTTATTAGAGAAGGCTGATAAGGCCCTAAGGAAGTACAAGGTGCATATGGTGGTGGCCAACGAGCTTTCAACTCGTAAAGAAGTCGTCACGGTCGTCacagaaagtgaaaaaattaCAGTTCACAGAGACAAGAACCAGCCTGATGATGACGTGGAGAATCCTCTCATTAAACTCTTGGTAGAGAAACACTCAGCTTATACTGAGGAATCTATTCCAAGGGAAACGACCTAG